The Meiothermus ruber DSM 1279 genome includes the window GCGCTGGCCGGCCAAGCACGACACCCTCCTGTGGTACGCCAAGCACCCCCAGAAGTACACCTTCAACTACGAGGCCATCGACCGCATCCCCTACCTGGCCCCCAAGATGGCCGGGCCGGAGAAGGCCTCGAGGGGCAAAACCCCCACCGATGTCTGGTGGATGACCATCGTACCCACCTCCTCCAAGGAGAAGACCGGCTACCCCACCCAAAAACCCCTGCGGCTCCTGGAGCGTATCGTGCGGGTGCACTCCAACCCCGGCGAGGTGGTGCTGGACTTTTTCGCTGGCTCCGGTACCACCGGCGAGGCGGCGGCCCGTAACGGGCGGGGGTTTTTGCTGGTGGATCAGAGCCCGGATGCGGTGGCCGTCATGCGGCGTAGACTGGCGGCCTTCGAACCTGAGATAATCATCCCCAATGCGCCCCATCCAGTACCACAAGCTCGGTAACCTCGAGCTCTGGATTCTGAGCGACGGCGAGCTGTGGCTGGATGGCGGCTCGATGTTTGGCATCGTGCCCAGGAGCCTCTGGTCGAAGCTGGTGACCCCGGACGAACAGAACCGCATCCGCCTGGGCCTGAACCCTTTGCTGGTGCGCGCGGGCGGGCATCTGGTGCTCATCGAGACCGGCATTGACCGCAAACCCGGCGAGAAGTTCCGCCGCCTCTACGGCCTGAGCGAGACCAACCCCCTGCTGGATCAGCTGGCGCTGCTGGGGGTGGGGCCGCAGGACATCTCGCTGGTGGTGCACACCCACCTGCACTTCGACCACGCCGGGCTCAACACCCGGCTGGTGGAGGGGCGGCTCCTGCCCACCTTTCCCAGGGCCCGCCACATCGTGCAGAGGCAGGAGCTGGAGGACGCTTTGCACCCCCACGAACGCAGCCAGGCCAGCTACCGCATAGAAAACGTGGAGCCCCTGGCCGAGCAGGGGCGTTTTGAGGTGGTGGAGGGGGAGGCCGAGCTACTGCCCGGCCTGCGGG containing:
- a CDS encoding DNA-methyltransferase produces the protein MRRIVQAECLDYIRTLPEASFPLIYLDPPFNTRKTQQRRRIRAVADEQGSRRGFGGKRYRTEALEAPVYPDRYDDFVEFLRPRLEQAYRLLTPNGSLFVHLDYREVHYVKVLLDQIFGRKSFINEIIWAYDYGGRSKKRWPAKHDTLLWYAKHPQKYTFNYEAIDRIPYLAPKMAGPEKASRGKTPTDVWWMTIVPTSSKEKTGYPTQKPLRLLERIVRVHSNPGEVVLDFFAGSGTTGEAAARNGRGFLLVDQSPDAVAVMRRRLAAFEPEIIIPNAPHPVPQAR
- a CDS encoding MBL fold metallo-hydrolase, translated to MRPIQYHKLGNLELWILSDGELWLDGGSMFGIVPRSLWSKLVTPDEQNRIRLGLNPLLVRAGGHLVLIETGIDRKPGEKFRRLYGLSETNPLLDQLALLGVGPQDISLVVHTHLHFDHAGLNTRLVEGRLLPTFPRARHIVQRQELEDALHPHERSQASYRIENVEPLAEQGRFEVVEGEAELLPGLRVLPAPGHTLGMQVVELASEGQRLAYTGDLVALRVQTPLLYIPAFDLYPMTTLETRKKLYARWLEDDYLLCFTHEPGPPMGRLVRGEKGYQAEAVEF